In one Halichondria panicea chromosome 4, odHalPani1.1, whole genome shotgun sequence genomic region, the following are encoded:
- the LOC135334938 gene encoding sushi, von Willebrand factor type A, EGF and pentraxin domain-containing protein 1-like isoform X2: METQSVQLLLLLCAVSTCWGQVYLTLGSGPRITTDNTEILITDIGEDGGLPSLTCHTDLTTCCRSKADNNGMGTLGQWTYPDGSVVLQEGGSATAGQQFYILRGAPQVIRLARREATNPVPPTGSYCCTVPTTGGDMTLCANLVAPNSVTCSDNLPTISNGAITYTGGSTNNRPVGATASYTCFLPYTLVGVSVRTCGSDGEWSSTPAPVCQMITCFDLPSLTNGIINYGGAGSPGSRPVDTVATYTCNPGYTLNGDTTRTCGSDGLWSGSAPVCQPDCPDLLSLANGMIMYSAGSPGNIPFSSSAVHSCNTGYTLTGGTTRICVSGGSWSGSPPTCQVNTGPTEPPTTCSDLTVPANGMISYNMGTASLRPVNTVATYTCNPGFTLNGGSTRTCGSGGSWSGSAPNCVVDIGPTDPPPTTCPVLIAPSNGMIRYNMGTRPVDTVATYTCVTGYTLNGGTTRTCGSDGMWSGLPPVCQSTCPDLTLPTNGVIIYSSSTSPHPKGTVATQICLNGYVPSATSTATRVCGADRLWSGSALTCQLPPVYVSIGTTNYAVMNSQVAIDTIGDTTETALTCRTDSTICCTGRDNPNSANGLGYWLFPNGTVVTRSLDITDSDTDLLYSVGDTGALRLHRRGSVSGPTGSYCCVIPDNTVIIQAFCVQLASTDESSVGAQSDNTGAVVGGVVALVAMVVIAVTVVMVTYLVLRYKRGGKITAPRDISLTDQGQSAAATYETVPATYEEIPGSREVKGDYSYTQNNAYSTVSGREAPAAGGIYDN, translated from the exons GGGACAATGGACGTATCCTGATGGGAGTGTGGTACTGCAAGAAGGTGGCTCAGCGACTGCTGGACAACAGTTCTACATTCTAAGGGGGGCACCTCAGGTCATCAGACTGGCTCGTAGAGAGGCTACCAACCCCGTCCCTCCAACCGGgtcctactgttgtactgtaccaactacTGGAGGAGATATGACCCTCTGTGCTAACCTGG TTGCACCTAATTCAGTCACATGTTCTGATAATCTCCCAACCATCTCTAATGGAGCCATAACCTATACTGGTGGGTCCACTAACAACAGACCAGTGGGTGCTACAGCCAGTTACACCTGCTTCCTTCCCTACACTCTGGTTGGAGTGTCAgtgaggacttgtgggagtgatggagagTGGAGCTCAACACCAGCTCCAGTGTGTCAGA TGATAACCTGCTTTGACCTACCCTCACTGACAAATGGGATCATCAACTATGGTGGTGCTGGATCCCCTGGCAgcagaccagtggacactgtggccacctacacctgtaaccctggctacactctcaatggagacaccaccaggacttgtgggagtgatggactgtggagtgggtcagctccagtttgtcagc CTGACTGCCCTGACTTACTCTCACTGGCCAATGggatgattatgtacagtgctggATCCCCTGGCAACATACCTTTCTCCTCTAGTGCTGTGCactcctgtaacactggctacactctcactggaggtacCACCAGGAtctgtgtgagtggagggagctggagtgggtcacctccaacttgtcaag tgaacacaggacccactgaaccacccaccacctgctctgacctcactgtaccagccaatggaatgatcagctACAATATGGGGACTGCTAGTCTGAGACCAGtgaacactgtggccacctacacctgtaaccctggcttcactctcaatggaggcagcaccaggacttgtgggagtggagggagctggagtgggtcagctccaaATTGTGTAG TGGACATAGGACCCACTGATCCTCCACCCACTACATGCCCTGTACTGATTGCTCCGTCCAATGGAATGATTCGCTACAATATGGGGAcaagaccagtggacactgtggccacctacacctgtgtcactggctacactctcaatggaggcaccaccaggacttgtggaagtgatggaatgtggagtggctTACCTCCAGTGTGTCAAT CCACCTGTCCTGACCTCACTCTACCAACCAATGGAGTGATCATCTACAGCTCTAGTACCTCACCACACCCTAAGGGAACAGTGGCTACACAGATCTGCTTGAATGGATACGTACCCTCCGCTACCAGCACTGCTACCAGAGTGTGTGGAGCTGACAGATTGTGGAGTGGATCAGCTCTCACTTGTCAAT taCCGCCTGTCTACGTCTCCATAGGAACCACCAACTATGCTGTTATGAACTCACAGGTTGCCATAGACACCATCGGAGATACCACTGAGACAGCATTGACTTGCAGAACTGACTCAACTATTTGCTGTACAGGACGAGATAATCCCAATAGTGCCAATGGATTAGGATATTGGCTGTTTCCGAATGGAACAGTTGTCACAAGGAGTCTGGACATTACTGATTCAGACACTGATCTACTGTACAGTGTCGGAGATACAGGTGCACTCAGACTCCATCGTCGAGGGTCTGTGTCAGGCCCCACTGGCTCCTACTGCTGTGTGATTCCTGATAATACTGTGATCATCCAAGCCTTCTGTGTGCAGTTAG CCTCTACTGATGAGAGCTCTGTGGGTGCTCAGAGTGACAACACTGGTGCTGTGGTGGGAGGAGTGGTGGCCCTGGTAGCAATGGTGGTGATTGCAGTGACTGTAGTGATGGTGACGTACCTAGTGCTCCGGTACAAGAGAGGAGGGAAAAT AACTGCTCCTCGAGATATTTCACTTACTGACCAGGGTCAAAGTGCAGCCGCTACCTACGAGACAGTCCCTGCCACTTATGAGGAGATCCCAGGCTccagagaggtcaaaggtgactaCAGCTACACACAGAACAATGCCTACTCgactgtgagtgggcgtgaggCTCCTGCTGCTGGAGGAATATACGATAACTGA
- the LOC135334939 gene encoding CUB and sushi domain-containing protein 2-like isoform X1, whose amino-acid sequence METQGVQLLFLLLLCAVSTCWGQQDLVYLTLGSGPVITTNNVEIQITTIGEDGGLPSLTCHTDLTTCCRSADNNGNGALGQWTYPNGSMVLQYGGSLNAGQQFYILRGGPQLIRLARREATNSLTPTGSYCCTVPTTGGDITLCANLVAPTSVTCSDNLLAPTNGGITYAGGSTDNRPVGATATYSCITGYTLNGGTTRTCGSDGEWSGSTPTCQGPTEPPTICPDLTVPANGMIGYNMGTGSPRPVDTVATYTCNPGYTLSGDSTRTCGSGGVWSGFAPTCQPNCPDLPSLTNGMIMYSAGSTDNRPFLSSAVHSCNTGYTITGGTLNGGTTRVCVTGGNWDGSPPTCQVNTGPTDPPPTTCSDLIAPTNGMIGYNNMGTASQRPVNTMATYTCNPGYTLNGGSTRTCGSDGLWSGSAPTCQQKLICSDLPSLPNGAISYNGGSTDIRPLNTIATHRCNTGYTLNGDSVRVCQNDRTWNGSPPTCQVSCGPPPSITNGSPGQPTSTMIGGEVTYTCDTGFILIGSETIICLNTGNWSSSPSCQIPPPVYLSLSSTNYLSGLSEIPLSSVGEGSDLVCHTDLVGCCEGNTGDWYYPNGSVVMEDGVLYVSRGQMSISLMMSGTAAALGGLYCCMVPTSGGTSTACIVLASTDESSPCPQSDNTGAVVGGVVALVAVVVVIAVTVVMVTYLVLWYKRGGKMTVPRDIPLTDQGQSAAATYETVPATYEEIPASREVKGDYSYTQNNAYSTVSGREAPAGGIYNKTELSHDSSRK is encoded by the exons ATGGAGACTCAAGGTGTTCAGCTTCTGTTTCTGTTACTGTTGTGTGCTGTATCCACCTGCTGGGGACAGCAAG ATCTAGTCTACCTGACTCTGGGATCTGGCCCTGTCATCACTACTAATAATGTGGAGATCCAGATCACTACCATTGGAGAGGATGGTGGTCTCCCTTCTctcacctgtcacactgacctcACTACCTGCTGTAGAAGTGCTGACAACAATGGTAATGGAGCACTAGGACAGTGGACGTATCCTAATGGGAGTATGGTACTGCAATATGGTGGCTCATTGAATGCTGGACAGCAGTTCTACATTCTAAGGGGTGGACCTCAGCTCATCAGACTGGCTCGTAGAGAGGCTACCAACTCCCTCACTCCAACCGGgtcctactgttgtactgtaccaactacTGGAGGAGATATTACCCTCTGTGCTAACCTGG TTGCACCTACTTCAGTCACATGTTCTGATAATCTCCTGGCCCCCACTAATGGAGGCATAACCTATGCTGGTGGGTCCACTGACAACAGACCAGTGGGTGCTACAGCCACTTACAGCTGCatcactggctacactctcaatggaggcaccaccaggacttgtgggagtgatggagagtggagtgggtcaactccaacttgtcaag GACCCACTGAACCACCCACCATCTGTCCTGACCTCACTGTACcagccaatggaatgatcGGCTACAATATGGGGACTGGTAGTCCGAGACCAGtcgacactgtggccacctacacctgtaaccctggctacactctcagtGGAGAcagcaccaggacttgtgggagtggtggagtgtggagtgggtttgctccaacttgtcagc CTAATTGCCCTGACTTACCCtcactgaccaatgggatgattatgtacagtgctggATCCACTGACAACAGACCTTTCCTCTCTAGTGCTGTGCACTCCtgcaacactggctacactatCACTGGAGGTACTCTCAATGGAGGTACCACCAGGGTCTGTGTGACTGGAGGGAACTGGGATGGAtcacctccaacttgtcaag TGAACACAGGACCCACTGATCCTCCACCCACCACATGCTCTGACCTGATTGCTCCgaccaatggaatgattgGCTACAATAATATGGGGACTGCCAGTCAGAGACCAGTGAATActatggccacctacacctgtaaccctggctacactctcaatggaggcagcaccaggacttgtgggagtgatggattgtggagtgggtcagctccaacttgtcaac AGAAACTAATCTGTTCTGACTTACCCTCTCTGCCTAATGGAGCCATTTCTTATAATGGTGGATCCACTGACATCAGACCTCTCAACACCATAGCAACACACAGGTGCAACACTGGCTATACTCTCAATGGAGACAGTGTCAGAGTTTGTCAGAATGACAGAACATGGAATGGCtcacctccaacttgtcaag TTTCCTGTGGCCCTCCTCCCTCTATTACCAACGGATCTCCCGGACAACCAACCAGCACAATGATCGGAGGAGAagtgacctacacctgtgacactggattcATTCTGATTGGCTCTGAAACCATCATATGTTTGAATACTGGTAACTGGAGCAGCTCACCATCCTGTCAGA TCCCTCCCCCTGTGTACTTGTCCCTCTCCTCCACCAACTACTTGTCTGGGCTCTCTGAGATCCCCCTTTCCTCCGTGGGAGAGGGGAGTGACCTCGTCTGTCATACTGACCTTGTTGGCTGCTGTGAGGGGAACACTGGAGATTGGTACTATCCTAATGGCTCTGTTGTTATGGAGGATGGAGTGTTGTATGTTAGCAGAGGTCAGATGAGTATCAGTCTGATGATGAGTGGAACTGCTGCTGCTCTCGGTGGCCTCTACTGCTGTATGGTGCCTACCAGTGGAGGGACGAGCACAGCGTGCATTGTGTTAG CCTCTACTGATGAGAGCTCTCCCTGTCCCCAGAGTGACAACACTGGTGCTGTGGTGGGAGGAGTGGTGGCCCTGGTAGCAGTGGTAGTGGTGATTGCAGTGACAGTAGTGATGGTGACCTACCTAGTGCTCTGGTACAAGAGAGGAGGAAAAAT GACTGTTCCTCGAGATATCCCCCTTACTGACCAGGGTCAGAGTGCAGCCGCTACCTACGAGACCGTCCCTGCCACTTATGAGGAAATCCCAGCCTccagagaggtcaaaggtgactaCAGCTACACACAGAACAATGCCTACTCgactgtgagtgggcgtgaggCTCCTGCTGGAGGAATATACAATAAAACTGAactatcacatgactcaaGTAGAAAGTAA
- the LOC135334939 gene encoding sushi, von Willebrand factor type A, EGF and pentraxin domain-containing protein 1-like isoform X2 — METQGVQLLFLLLLCAVSTCWGQQDLVYLTLGSGPVITTNNVEIQITTIGEDGGLPSLTCHTDLTTCCRSADNNGNGALGQWTYPNGSMVLQYGGSLNAGQQFYILRGGPQLIRLARREATNSLTPTGSYCCTVPTTGGDITLCANLVAPTSVTCSDNLLAPTNGGITYAGGSTDNRPVGATATYSCITGYTLNGGTTRTCGSDGEWSGSTPTCQGPTEPPTICPDLTVPANGMIGYNMGTGSPRPVDTVATYTCNPGYTLSGDSTRTCGSGGVWSGFAPTCQPNCPDLPSLTNGMIMYSAGSTDNRPFLSSAVHSCNTGYTITGGTLNGGTTRVCVTGGNWDGSPPTCQVNTGPTDPPPTTCSDLIAPTNGMIGYNNMGTASQRPVNTMATYTCNPGYTLNGGSTRTCGSDGLWSGSAPTCQLSCGPPPSITNGSPGQPTSTMIGGEVTYTCDTGFILIGSETIICLNTGNWSSSPSCQIPPPVYLSLSSTNYLSGLSEIPLSSVGEGSDLVCHTDLVGCCEGNTGDWYYPNGSVVMEDGVLYVSRGQMSISLMMSGTAAALGGLYCCMVPTSGGTSTACIVLASTDESSPCPQSDNTGAVVGGVVALVAVVVVIAVTVVMVTYLVLWYKRGGKMTVPRDIPLTDQGQSAAATYETVPATYEEIPASREVKGDYSYTQNNAYSTVSGREAPAGGIYNKTELSHDSSRK; from the exons ATGGAGACTCAAGGTGTTCAGCTTCTGTTTCTGTTACTGTTGTGTGCTGTATCCACCTGCTGGGGACAGCAAG ATCTAGTCTACCTGACTCTGGGATCTGGCCCTGTCATCACTACTAATAATGTGGAGATCCAGATCACTACCATTGGAGAGGATGGTGGTCTCCCTTCTctcacctgtcacactgacctcACTACCTGCTGTAGAAGTGCTGACAACAATGGTAATGGAGCACTAGGACAGTGGACGTATCCTAATGGGAGTATGGTACTGCAATATGGTGGCTCATTGAATGCTGGACAGCAGTTCTACATTCTAAGGGGTGGACCTCAGCTCATCAGACTGGCTCGTAGAGAGGCTACCAACTCCCTCACTCCAACCGGgtcctactgttgtactgtaccaactacTGGAGGAGATATTACCCTCTGTGCTAACCTGG TTGCACCTACTTCAGTCACATGTTCTGATAATCTCCTGGCCCCCACTAATGGAGGCATAACCTATGCTGGTGGGTCCACTGACAACAGACCAGTGGGTGCTACAGCCACTTACAGCTGCatcactggctacactctcaatggaggcaccaccaggacttgtgggagtgatggagagtggagtgggtcaactccaacttgtcaag GACCCACTGAACCACCCACCATCTGTCCTGACCTCACTGTACcagccaatggaatgatcGGCTACAATATGGGGACTGGTAGTCCGAGACCAGtcgacactgtggccacctacacctgtaaccctggctacactctcagtGGAGAcagcaccaggacttgtgggagtggtggagtgtggagtgggtttgctccaacttgtcagc CTAATTGCCCTGACTTACCCtcactgaccaatgggatgattatgtacagtgctggATCCACTGACAACAGACCTTTCCTCTCTAGTGCTGTGCACTCCtgcaacactggctacactatCACTGGAGGTACTCTCAATGGAGGTACCACCAGGGTCTGTGTGACTGGAGGGAACTGGGATGGAtcacctccaacttgtcaag TGAACACAGGACCCACTGATCCTCCACCCACCACATGCTCTGACCTGATTGCTCCgaccaatggaatgattgGCTACAATAATATGGGGACTGCCAGTCAGAGACCAGTGAATActatggccacctacacctgtaaccctggctacactctcaatggaggcagcaccaggacttgtgggagtgatggattgtggagtgggtcagctccaacttgtcaac TTTCCTGTGGCCCTCCTCCCTCTATTACCAACGGATCTCCCGGACAACCAACCAGCACAATGATCGGAGGAGAagtgacctacacctgtgacactggattcATTCTGATTGGCTCTGAAACCATCATATGTTTGAATACTGGTAACTGGAGCAGCTCACCATCCTGTCAGA TCCCTCCCCCTGTGTACTTGTCCCTCTCCTCCACCAACTACTTGTCTGGGCTCTCTGAGATCCCCCTTTCCTCCGTGGGAGAGGGGAGTGACCTCGTCTGTCATACTGACCTTGTTGGCTGCTGTGAGGGGAACACTGGAGATTGGTACTATCCTAATGGCTCTGTTGTTATGGAGGATGGAGTGTTGTATGTTAGCAGAGGTCAGATGAGTATCAGTCTGATGATGAGTGGAACTGCTGCTGCTCTCGGTGGCCTCTACTGCTGTATGGTGCCTACCAGTGGAGGGACGAGCACAGCGTGCATTGTGTTAG CCTCTACTGATGAGAGCTCTCCCTGTCCCCAGAGTGACAACACTGGTGCTGTGGTGGGAGGAGTGGTGGCCCTGGTAGCAGTGGTAGTGGTGATTGCAGTGACAGTAGTGATGGTGACCTACCTAGTGCTCTGGTACAAGAGAGGAGGAAAAAT GACTGTTCCTCGAGATATCCCCCTTACTGACCAGGGTCAGAGTGCAGCCGCTACCTACGAGACCGTCCCTGCCACTTATGAGGAAATCCCAGCCTccagagaggtcaaaggtgactaCAGCTACACACAGAACAATGCCTACTCgactgtgagtgggcgtgaggCTCCTGCTGGAGGAATATACAATAAAACTGAactatcacatgactcaaGTAGAAAGTAA